A region of the Dehalococcoidia bacterium genome:
CACCGGGTGTGCGAAGATCGACATATCTGTCCTGAAACAGATGGGACAGTTCCCGCTCCATACGCGCGATCCGAAGGAGCCCTGGGATACGGTCAGGCTCGAATTCGACCAATACGTCGATGGAGCCGAGCCGAAGATTGCCAGCCGCCGGACTCCCCACGCCTGGCAGAAGGACGCAACCTTTTCTTTCGGGATGGTCAGTGTCGAATTCAAAACGTCGTCTCTATAACTCTCAAACTCAGTAAACACCGCCAAGAGATGAAGAATGGCAGGCAGTCTTCAGGCTGCCTGCCACTATATCATCAAGAATTACGCTTGGACGTGCCTGTGTGCCCGGCTTACGTGACCTCTAGGGTGGGGTTGCGCAGGGGCCCGGCATACTGAGTGCGGTCGAGCTCTATCACGTCTTTCTGGTAGATCTGGACGCGGTTGAAGAGCCGGAACTCGCTGTCGACCCTGACCGACCTGGGCTTACGCAGGTACTTCTCCTGCTCGATGCGCCCCATCTCGCGGAGCCGGTTGGAGACCGCGTTGGTCAGCATGTACTGGCGCGCGACCCGAGACAGCGTTGCGTCTCCGCGGAAGCTCCACAGATAGTGACCCTCCAAGTTGAACATCTGCACGCGGTTGTTACCCCAGTCTGCGACGTATATGTCACCGTGCGCATCGACCGCGATACCTGTCGGCCTGTCGAACTCGGCCTCGCCAGTGCCGGACGTGCCCACGACGTTCTTCACTTCGCCATCGGGGCTGAACACCTGGAAGCGGTTGTTGCCCCAGTCTGCGACGTATATGTCGCCAAGCTCGTCGACGTGGATTCCCCAAGGGAGGTCGAACTGACCCGGCCCGGTGCCGTGCGACCCGAAGCCGCCGAGATACTTGCCGTCCTCGGAATACCTCTGCACGCGATGGTTCTGAGAGTCGACCACGACTAGGTTGCCGTCAGGGTCGAACGCGATGCCCGTGGGCCCGTTGAACTCTCCGTCGCCGTCGCCACGGGTGCCGAACCTGGAGATGAACTCACCCTCTTTGTCGAACTTGGTGATGCGGTGAGTCGCCTCGTCGCTCACGTACAGGTGGCCATTCCCATCGGTGATGAGTTGCACCGGCCACACCATCTGGCCGTCGCCCGTACCGTAGCTGCCGAATCCCTTCAGGTCGTCGGTCAGCGCATCCGCGTCGTCAACCGGCCATATTCTGACCGTAGACGCGCCCTCGGACCTCATCAGGATGTACGCCATTTCGTCGCCATCCGGAAACGCGATGTCCGACGGGAAGTTCGTCACTCGCCGCATACCCAGTGTCCTCAGATAGGGGTATCCGGCTCGAAGCAATCCGTGTGGCCTGCTCATTGATCTTCTCCTATTAATGATGCAACTCGCCGACAGACCGTAGCTATGCCCGCCGCCAACATTAGCCTAATCGAAGCATATCAGAAGGGCGCAAATCGCGCAGTCCGAAGCTACTGCGCCGCGCTCGCCTCGCCCGGAATCCGGTCTTGCCAATCCGGCGAGTTCACGTCGTCGAACTGTTTGACTATATCATCGGGCGGCGGCGCGGTGAGCATCGTAATTCCTATCGCCAGCAGCGTGGCGATTACGAAGCCCGGCAAGGCGGGGTTCACGTTCCACACGCCCACTTCCTGCAAGCGGTTCACCGCCGCGCCGAAGCCTAATGATTCGGTCAGACCCACAAGTCCGTCGTGCCGGAACGCTGGCGCCGGCGGCGACCGCGGTCAGTGCGCCCCACACGTTGAACCGGCGCCAGTACAGAGCCAGAATTACGACGGGGCCGAACGTGGCACCCATTCC
Encoded here:
- a CDS encoding NHL repeat-containing protein, which produces MSRPHGLLRAGYPYLRTLGMRRVTNFPSDIAFPDGDEMAYILMRSEGASTVRIWPVDDADALTDDLKGFGSYGTGDGQMVWPVQLITDGNGHLYVSDEATHRITKFDKEGEFISRFGTRGDGDGEFNGPTGIAFDPDGNLVVVDSQNHRVQRYSEDGKYLGGFGSHGTGPGQFDLPWGIHVDELGDIYVADWGNNRFQVFSPDGEVKNVVGTSGTGEAEFDRPTGIAVDAHGDIYVADWGNNRVQMFNLEGHYLWSFRGDATLSRVARQYMLTNAVSNRLREMGRIEQEKYLRKPRSVRVDSEFRLFNRVQIYQKDVIELDRTQYAGPLRNPTLEVT